A genomic window from Inediibacterium massiliense includes:
- a CDS encoding LysR family transcriptional regulator encodes MCTRQITFYTLAKLKSYTKTAQKLNITQPAVTQHIKYLEDLYGVTLIQRNGRQIFLTEEGKLLYEHIDQILTMERKFIRTLNNQSSIIKRYRLGATKTIGSYIIPDLLGKYKISFPNHEVILEVSNTEHILNRLDEGKFDLTLVEGNFKKEKYDSILFKEDELVPVFSSDHPLCKKREIKIEDLLKENLIIREKGSGTRAIIENDLKEKGYDYNIFMEIGDITAIKSLVKWNLGYTFLSREAIKEEVKEGSLKVIEMKEFMMKRAFYFIWRKNEKNSFIEDFIQFAKKI; translated from the coding sequence GCAAAGCTAAAAAGCTATACAAAGACCGCACAAAAGTTAAATATTACCCAGCCAGCAGTTACTCAACATATAAAGTATTTAGAAGATCTGTATGGAGTAACTCTCATTCAAAGGAATGGGAGACAGATATTTTTAACAGAAGAAGGTAAGCTTTTATATGAACATATTGATCAAATATTGACTATGGAAAGAAAATTTATTCGAACTTTAAACAATCAAAGTAGTATTATCAAAAGATATAGATTAGGAGCTACAAAAACAATAGGGTCTTATATTATTCCAGATTTATTAGGAAAATACAAAATAAGTTTTCCAAATCATGAAGTAATTTTAGAGGTATCGAATACAGAGCATATATTAAATAGATTGGATGAAGGAAAATTTGATCTTACATTAGTGGAAGGGAATTTTAAAAAAGAGAAATATGATTCTATTTTGTTTAAAGAAGATGAGTTGGTTCCTGTATTTTCAAGTGATCATCCCTTATGTAAAAAAAGAGAAATAAAGATAGAGGATTTATTAAAAGAAAATTTAATCATTAGAGAAAAAGGGTCAGGAACAAGAGCTATTATAGAAAATGATTTAAAGGAAAAAGGATATGATTACAATATTTTTATGGAAATAGGAGATATTACAGCCATTAAGTCTTTAGTGAAATGGAATCTTGGGTATACATTTTTATCAAGAGAAGCTATCAAAGAAGAAGTAAAAGAAGGAAGTCTAAAGGTTATAGAGATGAAAGAATTTATGATGAAAAGAGCTTTTTATTTTATTTGGAGAAAAAATGAGAAAAATTCTTTTATAGAAGATTTTATTCAATTTGCTAAAAAAATATGA